The Coffea arabica cultivar ET-39 chromosome 8e, Coffea Arabica ET-39 HiFi, whole genome shotgun sequence genome window below encodes:
- the LOC113704378 gene encoding uncharacterized protein At3g28850-like, with the protein MGCISSTLLTHDDPDFSQIGGSSSAFAHHIVKLTSTTYGLLTLDPPPPPSSDLASPAGTIVPPTPPPGFTLSLTSLSSDLRPPLKPDDDIINSWELMAGLDSTPPPHHPSFRFSPTPSISTSTTKENSNPNLPSCFTQSNQIPTSHDPRDAVLAPARSCSSSSLSLDEFEKLCPPNGESKVVIYTTTLRGIRKTFEACNAVRSAIQGYGVLICERDVSMDRGFRDELRELMLMIKPRPCHSGNSSLMIPPRVFIKGRYIGGVEEVMRIAEDGALGGLLAGLPKLRLGHNNVCDGCGGARFLPCFQCNGSCKMVSPMEDEMDQSHNSLERTVVVRCSHCNENGLVLCPICT; encoded by the coding sequence atgggctgCATTTCCTCCACCCTCCTGACCCATGACGACCCTGACTTCTCCCAAATCGGCGGCTCCTCCTCCGCCTTTGCCCACCACATTGTCAAGCTCACCTCCACCACTTACGGTCTCTTGACTCTTGACCCCCCGCCACCACCTTCCTCCGACCTCGCCTCTCCCGCCGGCACCATTGTTCCCCCCACCCCGCCTCCTGGCTTCACTCTCAGTCTCACCTCACTGTCCTCCGATCTCAGGCCACCCCTCAAACCCGACGACGACATCATCAACTCTTGGGAGCTCATGGCTGGCCTCGACTCCACTCCACCTCCTCACCACCCTAGCTTCCGATTCTCCCCTACTCCTTCCATTTCCACCTCCACCACCAAAGAAAACTCGAACCCGAATCTACCCTCCTGCTTCACTCAATCCAACCAAATCCCCACCTCACACGACCCCCGCGACGCCGTTTTAGCTCCCGCAAGGAGTTGCTCCTCCTCATCCCTTTCCCTGGATGAATTTGAAAAGCTCTGCCCTCCTAATGGGGAATCTAAAGTGGTGATATACACCACCACGCTGAGGGGCATCCGCAAGACCTTCGAAGCTTGCAATGCCGTGAGGTCTGCTATTCAGGGGTATGGAGTTCTGATTTGCGAAAGAGACGTTTCCATGGATAGAGGGTTTAGGGATGAGCTCAGAGAACTAATGCTGATGATCAAGCCTAGACCCTGTCACAGTGGTAACTCTAGTTTGATGATACCTCCCAGGGTATTCATAAAAGGGAGATACATTGGCGGGGTGGAGGAGGTCATGAGAATAGCTGAAGATGGGGCTTTGGGGGGTTTGCTTGCGGGGTTGCCCAAATTGAGACTCGGGCATAATAATGTTTGCGATGGCTGTGGGGGTGCCAGGTTCTTGCCTTGCTTTCAGTGTAACGGCAGTTGTAAGATGGTGTCTCCAATGGAGGATGAGATGGATCAATCCCACAATTCCCTGGAGCGGACTGTGGTGGTCAGGTGCTCTCATTGTAATGAGAATGGCTTGGTTCTCTGTCCCATTTGTACCTAG